One genomic window of Saccharomyces cerevisiae S288C chromosome XII, complete sequence includes the following:
- the BLS1 gene encoding Bls1p (Subunit of the BLOC-1 complex involved in endosomal maturation; green fluorescent protein (GFP)-fusion protein localizes to the endosome; YLR408C is not an essential gene): protein MFLTFSMCVNWIIVKMPNRSEELDRLLDKIINSPHRTEASKTLQEIENNQSYILNVQLKKLLRLHDDSFKNKCVSPINYMLEKYTPYMGHTEALQKEAELVDRDLRILEMTYQLIEKNRNSK, encoded by the coding sequence ATGTTCCTTACATTCTCAATGTGTGTGAACTGGATAATCGTAAAAATGCCAAACAGGTCTGAAGAACTTGACCGATTACTCGACAAAATAATCAACTCTCCGCATAGAACAGAAGCCTCGAAGACTTTgcaagaaattgaaaataatcaaTCATATATTTTAAATGTACAGTTGAAGAAGTTATTGCGACTTCATGACGACTCATTTAAAAATAAGTGTGTTTCTCCTATTAACTATATGTTGGAAAAGTACACTCCGTATATGGGGCATACCGAAGCATTACAAAAGGAAGCAGAGCTTGTGGATAGGGATCTCCGAATCCTTGAAATGACGTACCAACTGATAGAAAAGAATCGCAACTCGAAATAA
- the UTP21 gene encoding rRNA-processing protein UTP21 (Subunit of U3-containing 90S preribosome and SSU processome complexes; involved in production of 18S rRNA and assembly of small ribosomal subunit; synthetic defect with STI1 Hsp90 cochaperone; human homolog linked to glaucoma; Small Subunit processome is also known as SSU processome) — MSIDLKKRKVEEDVRSRGKNSKIFSPFRIIGNVSNGVPFATGTLGSTFYIVTCVGKTFQIYDANTLHLLFVSEKETPSSIVALSAHFHYVYAAYENKVGIYKRGIEEHLLELETDANVEHLCIFGDYLCASTDDNSIFIYKKSDPQDKYPSEFYTKLTVTEIQGGEIVSLQHLATYLNKLTVVTKSNVLLFNVRTGKLVFTSNEFPDQITTAEPAPVLDIIALGTVTGEVIMFNMRKGKRIRTIKIPQSRISSLSFRTDGSSHLSVGTSSGDLIFYDLDRRSRIHVLKNIHRESYGGVTQATFLNGQPIIVTSGGDNSLKEYVFDPSLSQGSGDVVVQPPRYLRSRGGHSQPPSYIAFADSQSHFMLSASKDRSLWSFSLRKDAQSQEMSQRLHKKQDGGRVGGSTIKSKFPEIVALAIENARIGEWENIITAHKDEKFARTWDMRNKRVGRWTFDTTDDGFVKSVAMSQCGNFGFIGSSNGSITIYNMQSGILRKKYKLHKRAVTGISLDGMNRKMVSCGLDGIVGFYDFNKSTLLGKLKLDAPITAMVYHRSSDLFALALDDLSIVVIDAVTQRVVRQLWGHSNRITAFDFSPEGRWIVSASLDSTIRTWDLPTGGCIDGIIVDNVATNVKFSPNGDLLATTHVTGNGICIWTNRAQFKTVSTRTIDESEFARMALPSTSVRGNDSMLSGALESNGGEDLNDIDFNTYTSLEQIDKELLTLSIGPRSKMNTLLHLDVIRKRSKPKEAPKKSEKLPFFLQLSGEKVGDEASVREGIAHETPEEIHRRDQEAQKKLDAEEQMNKFKVTGRLGFESHFTKQLREGSQSKDYSSLLATLINFSPAAVDLEIRSLNSFEPFDEIVWFIDALTQGLKSNKNFELYETFMSLLFKAHGDVIHANNKNQDIASALQNWEDVHKKEDRLDDLVKFCMGVAAFVTTA; from the coding sequence ATGTCTATCgacttgaaaaaaagaaaagtcGAAGAAGACGTAAGAAGTAGAGGGAAAAATTCTAAGATATTTTCCCCTTTCCGGATTATTGGTAATGTTAGCAATGGTGTTCCTTTTGCTACTGGTACATTGGGATCTACCTTTTACATTGTAACGTGTGTTGGTAAAACATTTCAGATATATGATGCGAATACCTTACATTTACTTTTTGTTTCCGAGAAAGAAACACCATCCTCAATTGTAGCATTATCAGCACACTTTCACTACGTCTACGCAGCATATGAAAACAAGGTTGGTATTTACAAGAGGGGTATTGAGGAACATTTGCTTGAGCTAGAAACTGATGCAAATGTCGAACATTTGTGCATATTCGGAGATTATCTTTGCGCTTCCACCGACGACAATTCCATCTTTATATACAAGAAGTCCGATCCGCAAGATAAATATCCATCAGAATTCTACACTAAACTTACCGTTACTGAAATTCAAGGTGGCGAAATTGTGTCTTTACAACATTTGGCAACTTATTTGAATAAATTAACTGTCGTTACCAAATCTAACGTTTTACTTTTTAACGTCAGAACCGGGAAGCTTGTATTCACATCAAACGAATTTCCAGACCAAATCACAACTGCTGAACCCGCTCCAGTCCTGGATATTATTGCTCTAGGTACCGTGACCGGTGAGGTTATTATGTTTAATATGAGAAAAGGTAAAAGGATCCGCACAATTAAGATTCCGCAATCAAGAATCTCCTCATTGAGTTTCAGAACCGACGGTTCTTCTCATTTGAGTGTGGGAACGAGCAGTGGTGATCTAATATTTTATGATTTAGATCGCCGTTCAAGAATACACGTTTTGAAGAACATTCATAGAGAATCGTACGGTGGTGTCACTCAGGCTACTTTTTTAAATGGTCAACCCATTATTGTTACATCAGGTGGTGACAATTCCCTGAAGGAGTACGTTTTCGATCCGTCATTATCTCAAGGAAGCGGTGATGTAGTTGTTCAACCGCCAAGATATCTACGTTCCAGAGGGGGTCATTCTCAACCACCTTCATACATTGCGTTTGCTGATTCGCAATCACACTTCATGCTATCAGCATCCAAAGATAGATCATTATGGAGCTTTTCTCTGCGTAAAGATGCACAGTCGCAAGAAATGTCACAAAGGTTACACAAGAAACAAGATGGCGGCAGGGTAGGTGGTAGTACAATTAAGTCTAAATTTCCTGAAATAGTGGCTCTTGCAATTGAAAATGCCAGAATAGGTGAATGGGAAAACATTATCACTGCACataaagatgaaaagtTTGCAAGAACCTGGGATATGCGAAATAAAAGAGTTGGCAGGTGGACTTTTGATACTACTGATGATGGATTTGTTAAATCTGTGGCCATGTCGCAATGTGGTAATTTTGGATTCATCGGTTCTTCTAACGGCTCTATCACCATCTATAATATGCAAAGTGGTATACTCCgtaaaaaatacaaattgCACAAAAGAGCAGTCACCGGTATATCCTTAGATGGTATGAATCGTAAAATGGTTTCTTGTGGACTAGACGGTATTGTTGGTTTTTATGACTTTAACAAGTCAACCTTGTTGggaaaattgaaattggaTGCACCTATTACCGCAATGGTTTATCATCGTTCTTCCGATCTATTTGCATTGGCTTTAGACGACTTATcaattgttgttattgaCGCAGTTACTCAAAGAGTTGTTCGTCAATTATGGGGTCATAGTAATAGAATAACTGCATTTGATTTCTCACCTGAGGGCCGTTGGATTGTTTCCGCTTCTCTAGATTCCACCATTAGAACGTGGGATCTTCCAACCGGAGGATGTATCGATGGTATCATAGTAGATAATGTCGCTACGAATGTAAAGTTTTCTCCGAATGGTGACTTGCTTGCCACTACCCATGTTACTGGTAATGGTATATGCATCTGGACGAACAGAGCACAATTTAAGACAGTATCGACAAGAACCATCGATGAGTCTGAATTTGCAAGAATGGCGTTACCTAGCACATCTGTTCGAGGGAACGACTCGATGTTATCAGGGGCTTTAGAAAGCAATGGAGGAGAAGACCTAAATGATATTGATTTCAACACTTATACATCATTGGAACAGATTGATAAGGAGCTGTTGACTTTATCAATAGGACCTAGAAGTAAAATGAACACATTGCTTCATTTAGATGTTATCAGAAAACGTTCTAAGCCAAAGGAAGCTCCAAAGAAATCAGAAAAGcttccatttttcttgcaacTATCTGGGGAAAAGGTTGGGGATGAAGCCTCTGTCAGAGAAGGCATAGCACATGAAACACCAGAAGAAATCCATCGCAGAGATCAAGAAGCACAAAAGAAGTTAGATGCAGAAGAGCAAATGAATAAATTCAAAGTTACAGGAAGATTAGGGTTTGAATCACATTTCACAAAGCAATTACGAGAGGGCTCACAATCCAAGGACTATTCATCATTGCTGGCCACTCTAATAAATTTCTCACCTGCTGCAGTGGATTTGGAGATAAGATCATTGAATTCCTTTGAGCcatttgatgaaattgtGTGGTTTATCGACGCGTTAACACAGGGGTTGAAGagcaataaaaatttcGAACTTTATGAAACGTTTATGAGCTTACTGTTTAAGGCACACGGTGATGTTATTCATGCTAACAACAAGAATCAAGATATTGCCTCTGCTCTTCAAAATTGGGAGGATGTACATAAGAAGGAAGACAGATTAGATGATCTTGTGAAGTTTTGCATGGGAGTGGCAGCTTTTGTGACCACCGCGTGA
- the GAG1 gene encoding Gag1p (hypothetical protein; null mutant displays elongated buds and a large fraction of budded cells have only one nucleus; Interacts with CKA2 in a potentially competitive mode with the CK2 holoenzyme. Structural prediction analysis reveals a clamp-domain (rear, hinge, front), an unstructured gag region, and a lock-domain) yields MTVSTSKTPKKNIKYTLTHTLQKWKETLKKITHETLSSIDDSSGSDEKIEALFTVSQPAVVASKGIDRDSGASMSQVGGGVNSTLEMKLTDESEESSSANNTTTTASHTLSNSKKSTQNFENYNVVEERIKLAQKSKAPFCNAEKIWKRRRQLWTQPTEQSESANNDGVTRREIFQAIPQEYYARVYKKLVVDDKPLREPLNLEDALQVINAGWTETRKWANAAKGMP; encoded by the coding sequence ATGACTGTTTCTACTTCCAAGACcccaaaaaagaatattaagTATACCTTAACACATACTTTacaaaaatggaaagaaactttaaagaaaattacCCACGAAACGTTGAGTAGTATCGATGACTCTAGTGGAAGcgatgaaaaaatagagGCTCTGTTTACTGTGTCTCAGCCTGCCGTCGTAGCCTCCAAGGGTATAGACAGAGATAGTGGTGCTTCTATGTCGCAGGTAGGAGGAGGTGTCAATAGTACATTGGAGATGAAGCTCACAGATGAGAGTGAGGAATCTAGCTCTGCTAATAACACGACCACAACCGCCTCGCATACTCTATCGAATTCGAAGAAGTCTACGCAGAACTTTGAAAACTATAACGTAGTGGAGGAACGCATAAAATTAGCACAGAAAAGTAAGGCGCCGTTTTGTAACGCTGAGAAAATCTGGAAACGAAGAAGACAACTCTGGACACAACCCACTGAGCAAAGTGAAAGCGCCAATAATGACGGAGTTACTCGAAGGGAGATTTTCCAAGCTATACCTCAGGAATATTATGCTCGAGTTTACAAGAAACTGGTGGTAGATGATAAGCCATTGAGAGAGCCTCTAAATCTGGAAGATGCTTTACAAGTCATAAATGCAGGCTGGACGGAAACGAGAAAGTGGGCTAATGCTGCCAAGGGCATGCCATGA
- the VIP1 gene encoding inositol polyphosphate kinase VIP1 (Bifunctional inositol pyrophosphate kinase and phosphatase; contains two conserved catalytic motifs, a PPIP5K kinase domain that phosphorylates inositol hexakis- and heptakisphosphate, and a PPIP5K phosphatase domain that preferentially hydrolyzes, 1PP-InsP5 and 1,5-InsP8; unique GAF domain channels PPase substrates to the active site; IP7 levels decrease during starvation, suggesting a role in Pi homeostasis; may regulate the dimorphic switch and function of the cortical actin cytoskeleton): MSGIKKEPIESDEVPQQETKNNLPSAPSEMSPLFLNKNTQKAMQSIAPILEGFSPKTSASENMSLKLPPPGIQDDHSEENLTVHDTLQRTISTALGNGNNTNTVTTSGLKKADSESKSEADPEGLSNSNIVNDADNINSISKTGSPHLPQGTMDAEQTNMGTNSVPTSSASSRKSSTSHPKPRLPKVGKIGVCAMDAKVLSKPMRHILNRLIEHGEFETVIFGDKVILDERIENWPTCDFLISFFSSGFPLDKAIKYVKLRKPFIINDLIMQKILWDRRLCLQVLEAYNVPTPPRLEISRDGGPRANEELRAKLREHGVEVKPVEEPEWKMVDDDTLEVDGKTMTKPFVEKPVDGEDHNIYIYYHSKNGGGGRRLFRKVGNKSSEFDPTLVHPRTEGSYIYEQFMDTDNFEDVKAYTIGENFCHAETRKSPVVDGIVRRNTHGKEVRYITELSDEEKTIAGKVSKAFSQMICGFDLLRVSGKSYVIDVNGFSFVKDNKAYYDSCANILRSTFIEAKKKMDMEKKNLPIIREEKEQKWVFKGLAIIIRHADRTPKQKFKHSFTSPIFISLLKGHKEEVVIRNVNDLKIVLQALRIALDEKAGNPAKIKVLANALEKKLNFPGTKIQLKPVLNKENEVEKVQFILKWGGEPTHSAKYQATELGEQMRQDFDLLNKSILQNIKIFSSSERRVLHTAQYWTRALFGADELGSDEISIRKDLLDDSNAAKDLMDKVKKKLKPLLREGKEAPPQFAWPSKMPEPYLVIKRVVELMNYHKKIMDNNFAKKDVNSMQTRWCTSEDPSLFKERWDKLFKEFNNAEKVDPSKISELYDTMKYDALHNRQFLENIFDPGLPNEAIADELGSHSLVDRYPINVLAKNNFKIIDSHSMNNSGKNSSNSVGSLGWVLESGKTSTARNPKSSSQFDEPRFMQLRELYKLAKVLFDFICPKEYGISDAEKLDIGLLTSLPLAKQILNDIGDMKNRETPACVAYFTKESHIYTLLNIIYESGIPMRIARNALPELDYLSQITFELYESTDASGQKSHSIRLKMSPGCHTQDPLDVQLDDRHYISCIPKISLTKHLDMDYVQQKLRNKFTRVIMPPKFTPVNITSPNLSFQKRKTRRKSVSVEKLKRPASSGSSSSTSVNKTLD, encoded by the coding sequence ATGAGTGGGATAAAGAAGGAACCGATTGAATCTGATGAGGTTCCTCAACAAGAgacaaaaaataacttaCCTAGTGCACCTTCTGAGATGTCACCCCTTTTCCTAAACAAAAACACACAGAAGGCTATGCAATCTATTGCACCAATATTGGAGGGTTTCAGTCCTAAGACGTCAGCTAGCGAAAATATGTCTTTGAAATTGCCACCTCCCGGTATTCAAGATGATCACAGTGAAGAGAATCTCACCGTGCATGATACTCTGCAAAGAACCATAAGCACTGCACTAGGAAACGGAAACAACACCAATACAGTTACAACTTCCGGTTTAAAAAAGGCAGACAGTGAATCAAAGTCAGAAGCTGATCCTGAGGGGCTCAGCAATTCTAACATAGTCAATGATGCAGATAACATAAATTCCATCTCCAAGACCGGATCGCCCCATTTACCTCAAGGAACAATGGACGCTGAGCAGACTAACATGGGAACTAACTCTGTACCTACTTCATCAGCTTCTTCACGCAAATCCTCGACTAGTCATCCCAAACCTAGGCTACCCAAGGTAGGGAAGATTGGGGTATGTGCAATGGATGCAAAAGTCCTTTCAAAGCCAATGAGACACATTTTGAATCGTTTAATTGAACATGGTGAATTTGAAACTGTCATTTTTGGAGATAAGGTGATTCTAGATGAAAGAATAGAGAATTGGCCAACTTGCGACTTTTTGatatctttcttttcttcaggATTTCCCCTAGATAAAGCAATTAAATACGTCAAGTTACGCAAGCCTTTCATTATCAATGATTTAATAATGCAAAAGATTTTGTGGGACAGGAGATTATGTCTACAAGTATTAGAAGCCTACAACGTTCCAACACCTCCTAGACTGGAAATCAGTAGAGATGGTGGTCCCCGTGCCAACGAAGAATTAAGGGCAAAATTACGTGAGCATGGCGTAGAAGTTAAACCCGTTGAAGAACCGGAATGGAAAATGGTTGATGATGATACTTTAGAAGTTGATGGGAAAACCATGACTAAGCCCTTTGTTGAAAAGCCCGTTGATGGTGAAGACCACAACATTTATATATACTATCATTCTAAGAACGGAGGAGGCGGTCGTCGTCTATTCCGTAAAGTTGGTAACAAGTCTTCTGAGTTTGATCCTACTTTGGTTCATCCTCGTACGGAGGGGTCTTACATTTATGAGCAGTTTATGGATACCGATAATTTCGAAGATGTGAAGGCTTATACGATTGGTGAGAACTTTTGTCACGCTGAAACTAGGAAATCACCTGTGGTTGATGGTATAGTTAGAAGAAATACTCATGGTAAAGAAGTTAGATATATTACTGAGTTATCAGACGAAGAGAAAACCATTGCTGGGAAAGTTTCCAAAGCTTTTTCACAAATGATCTGTGGTTTCGATTTGCTTCGCGTTTCTGGTAAAAGTTACGTCATTGATGTTAACggattttcttttgtaaagGATAACAAAGCTTACTATGATTCATGCGCCAATATATTGAGAAGTACCTTCATTGAagccaaaaagaagatggatatggaaaagaagaatctGCCCATTATTcgtgaagaaaaggaacaaaaGTGGGTATTCAAAGGACTGGCTATCATTATCCGTCACGCGGACAGAACACCAAAACAGAAATTCAAACATTCATTCACTTCGCCTATTTTTATATCGTTACTAAAAGGTcacaaagaagaagttgtcATTCGGAATGTAAATGATTTAAAGATTGTTCTTCAGGCCTTAAGAATTGCGTTAGATGAAAAAGCAGGAAATCCAGCTAAAATTAAAGTGTTAGCAAACGCtctagaaaagaaactgaattTTCCCGGTACGAAAATACAATTGAAACCGGTTTTAAATAAAGAGAACGAAGTGGAAAAAGTTCagtttattttgaaatggGGTGGTGAACCCACTCATTCTGCCAAATATCAGGCTACGGAACTCGGAGAGCAAATGAGACAAGATTTTGACCTATTGAATAAGAGCATTCTACAAAACATCAAGATATTTTCATCGTCTGAGAGACGTGTTCTTCATACGGCGCAGTACTGGACCAGAGCTCTTTTTGGGGCCGATGAATTAGGTAGCGATGAAATCAGTATTAGAAAGGATCTTTTAGATGACAGTAATGCCGCCAAAGATTTAATGGATAAGgtgaaaaagaagttgaagCCACTTTTAAGAGAGGGTAAGGAAGCTCCCCCACAATTTGCCTGGCCTTCAAAGATGCCGGAGCCATATTTAGTCATAAAGCGAGTGGTtgaattgatgaattaccataaaaaaattatggaTAACAACTTTGCTAAAAAGGATGTCAACTCGATGCAAACAAGATGGTGTACTTCTGAAGATCCTAGTTTGTTTAAGGAAAGGTGGgataaacttttcaaagaattcaaTAATGCTGAAAAAGTCGATCCTTCTAAAATTTCTGAATTGTATGATACTATGAAGTATGATGCTCTTCACAACAGGCAGTTCCTAGAGAACATATTTGACCCGGGTCTTCCAAATGAAGCTATCGCCGATGAACTCGGCAGTCATTCTTTAGTTGACCGATACCCAATTAACGTTCTCgccaaaaataattttaagATAATAGACAGTCATAGCATGAACAATTCTGGAAAGAACAGTAGTAATAGTGTTGGGTCGTTAGGATGGGTTCTGGAAAGCGGAAAAACATCTACAGCAAGAAACCCCAAATCTTCTTCTCAATTCGATGAGCCACGCTTTATGCAGTTGCGGGAGCTGTATAAGCTGGCCAAAGTATTGTTTGATTTTATCTGCCCCAAAGAATATGGTATTTCAGATGCAGAGAAACTGGATATCGGTTTGTTAACTTCGTTGCCTTTGGCAAAGCAAATACTAAATGATATAGGAGACATGAAAAATAGAGAAACTCCAGCTTGTGTTGCGTACTTCACCAAAGAGTCCCATATTTACACTCTATTGAATATCATATACGAATCTGGTATTCCAATGAGAATCGCTAGAAATGCTTTACCAGAACTAGACTACTTGTCGCAGATCACTTTTGAACTTTATGAGAGTACGGATGCTTCTGGTCAAAAATCGCATTCCATTAGACTAAAAATGTCTCCTGGGTGTCATACtcaagatccgttagaTGTTCAATTAGATGACAGGCATTATATTAGTTGTATTCCAAAGATTTCCCTGACGAAGCATTTGGATATGGACTATGTTCAACAGAAATTGAGAAACAAATTTACCAGGGTCATTATGCCTCCGAAATTTACACCAGTAAACATTACGAGCCCCAACTTGAGTTTCCAGAAACGCAAAACCAGAAGAAAGTCGGTATCTGTTGAGAAGTTGAAACGTCCTGCCTCGTCCGgatcttcatcatctacCTCCGTTAACAAGACATTAGATTAG